Proteins co-encoded in one Salarias fasciatus chromosome 4, fSalaFa1.1, whole genome shotgun sequence genomic window:
- the hgs gene encoding hepatocyte growth factor-regulated tyrosine kinase substrate isoform X2 — translation MGKGGGTFERLLDKATSQLLLETDWESILQICDLIRQGDTQAKYAIGAIKKKLNDKNPHVALYALEVLESVVKNCGQTVHDEVASKQTMEELKDLLKKQTEPNVRNKILYLIQAWAHAFRNEPKYKVVQDTYQIMKVEGHVFPEFKESDAMFAAERAPDWVDAEECHRCRVQFGVMTRKHHCRACGQIFCGKCSSKYSTIPKFGIEKEVRVCEPCFELLNNHPSLSPPLRKAEGKAPSTGSAELPPEYLTSPLSQQSQMPPKRDEAALQEEEELQLAIALSQSEAEEKERMRQKNSYSMYPKTDPTPVTSSAPPVSTLYTPPVNSSAPSAEDVDPELARYLNRTYWEKKQEEARKSPTPSAPAPVPMAEPLPAVAQPVESHVAVQPVSIVEQYQNGESEENHEQFLKALQNAVTTFLNRMKSNHMRGRSITNDSAVLSLFQSINNMHPQLLDILNQLDEKRLYYEGLQDKLAQVRDARAALNALRDEHREKLRRAAEEAERQRQIQLAQKLEIMRQKKQEYLEMQRQLAIQRLQEQEKERQMRLEQQKHTIQMRAQMPAFSLPYAQMQSLPPNVAGGVVYQPGAPPSYPGTFSPAGSVEGSPMHNIYMSQPGQTAPPQYQAMPGAATDPNMVNAYMYQAPATNGQPAPPPGQAPPNTSPPYSNYQPTPTQGYQNVASQAQSLPPMSQAAPTNGMGYMSYQPYNMQNMITALPGQDPNMPPQQQYMPGQQPMYQQVAPPGGPPQQQQQVAAAQQVPQAAPGSAEAQLISFD, via the exons ATGGGGAAAGGCGGAGGCACGTTCGAGAGGCTTCTCG ATAAAGCCACcagtcagctgctcctggagacGGACTGGGAATCCATTCTGCAGATCTGCGATCTCATTCGACAGGGAGACACACA GGCTAAATATGCTATTGGGGCCATTAAGAAGAAGTTAAATGACAAAAatccacatgtggctctttatgCGCTTGAG GTTCTGGAGTCGGTGGTGAAGAATTGTGGGCAGACGGTTCATGACGAGGTGGCGAGCAAACAAACGATGGAGGAACTGAAGGATCTGCTGAAG AAACAGACTGAACCAAATGTCAGAAACAAGATCCTCTATCTGATCCAGGCTTGGGCTCACGCCTTCCGGAACGAACCCAAATACAAGGTGGTTCAGGACACTTATCAGATCATGAAGGTGGAAG GTCATGTCTTCCCCGAGTTCAAAGAGAGCGATGCCATGTTCGCCGCCGAGAGA GCCCCGGACTGGGTCGACGCTGAGGAGTGCCACCGGTGCAGAGTCCAGTTTGGAGTCATGACAAGAAAA CACCACTGTCGAGCCTGTGGCCAGATTTTCTGCGGCAAGTGTTCGTCCAAGTACTCCACCATCCCCAAGTTTGGCATCGAGAAGGAGGTGCGCGTGTGCGAGCCCTGCTTCGAGCTGCTGAACAA CCACCCCTCCCTGTCTCCTCCCCTTAGGAAAGCTGAAGGAAAAGCCCCCTCCACCGGCTCCGCCGAGCTGCCCCCCGAGTACCTGACCAGCCCGCTGTCCCAGCAGTCACAG ATGCCCCCGAAGAGGGACGAGGcggcgctgcaggaggaggaggagctgcagctggccaTCGCCCTGTCCCAGAGCGaggcggaggagaaggagcgCATG AGACAAAAGAACTCGTACTCCATGTATCCCAAAACGGATCCCACCCCGGTGACTTCCTCCGCACCGCCCGTCAGCACCCTCTACACCCCCCCCGTG AACTCCTCCGCTCCATCAGCTGAGGACGTAGACCCTGAG CTGGCGCGTTACCTGAACCGGACATACTgggagaagaaacaggaagaggctCGCAAGAGTCCCACGCCGTCGGCCCCCGCCCCCGTGCCGATGGCCGAGCCCCTCCCGGCCGTCGCTCAGCCCGTGGAAAGCCACGTCGCCGTCCAGCCCGTCAGCATCGTGGAG cagtaccagaACGGCGAGTCGGAGGAGAACCACGAGCAGTTCCTGAAGGCCCTGCAGAACGCCGTCACCACCTTCCTCAACCGCATGAAGAGCAACCACATGCGCGGCCGCAGCATCACCAACGACAGCGCCGTGCTCTCGCTCTTCCAGTCCATCAACAACATGCACCCGCAGCTGCTGGACATCCTCAACCAGCTGGACGAGAAGAGAT TGTACTACGAGGGTCTGCAGGACAAGTTGGCGCAGGTGCGTGACGCCCGGGCCGCGCTCAACGCTCTGCGGGACGAGCACAGAGAGAAGCTGCGGCGCGCCGCCGAGGAGGCGGAGAGGCAGCGGCAGATCCAGCTGGCGCAGAAACTAGAAATCATGAGGCAGAAGAAGCAG GAGTACCTGGAGATGCAGAGGCAGCTGGCCATCCAGcgcctgcaggagcaggagaaggagcGGCAGATGcgcctggagcagcagaaacacaccatCCAGATGAGAGCGCAGATGCCGGCGTTCTCCCTGCCTTATGCCCAG ATGCAGTCTCTGCCCCCCAATGTTGCGGGAGGGGTGGTGTACCAGCCCGGTGCGCCGCCCAGCTACCCGGGCACCTTCAGCCCCGCCGGTTCAGTAGAAGGCTCGCCGATGCACAACATCTACATGAGCCAGCCGGGGCAGACCGCTCCTCCACAGTACCAGGCCATGCCCGGCGCTGCCACAG ATCCAAATATGGTGAATGCGTACATGTACCAGGCTCCAGCCACCAACGGGCAGCCCGCTCCTCCCCCCGGCCAGGCCCCTCCCAACACCAGCCCCCCCTACTCCAACTACCAGCCCACACCCACACAGGGCTACCAG AATGTGGCCTCTCAGGCGCAGAGTCTGCCCCCCATGTCCCAAGCGGCCCCCACCAACGGTATGGGCTACATGAGCTACCAGCCGTATAATATGCAGAACATGATCACGGCGTTGCCGGGCCAGGACCCCAACATGCCCCCACAGCAGCAGTACATGCCCGGCCAGCAGCCCATGTACCAGCAG GTggctccccctggtggccccccgcagcagcagcagcaggtggcggCGGCGCAGCAGGTCCCCCAGGCTGcaccgggcagcgccgaggcaCAGCTCATCTCCTTTGACTAA